In a single window of the Rhodamnia argentea isolate NSW1041297 chromosome 2, ASM2092103v1, whole genome shotgun sequence genome:
- the LOC115739100 gene encoding putative uncharacterized protein DDB_G0270496 isoform X1, which produces MGISSKRARKVRSVSEDGSELEDEELFVDEINSDHGVEEGDSGMDDGGDEEDDEEVSDEDEDASSGDEEEGHGEDGEEQNHGREDEEMKELEKEYMDIWNQEQDILKNLKQHKDEDLLKGQAVQNQKALWDKTLELRFLLQKAFSSSNRLPQEPVRSSFCKSDENVNKAYVDVLMSTKETLGSILELQEALLENNPAIAHSAEGNSAQSIRQLEDYKSNNGHTDDEWSQISQMHRRMAHFRDKSVDKWHRKTQVTTGAAAMKNKLHAFNQNISEQVSTYMRDPSRMVKQMQQRRSTVGIFGSVPEHVDNTNKEEANAEGDSELLDDSEFYQHLLKEFFETIDPTSSEAAFYALRRLQTKKRKVVDRRASKSRKIRYNVHEKIVNFMAPRAMNIPPMAPKLFENLFGLKTQKPGSVA; this is translated from the exons ATGGGAATATCTTCTAAGAGAGCGAGAAAAGTTCGAAGTGTTTCGGAGGATGGCAGTGAGCTAGAGGATGAGGAGCTTTTC GTTGATGAGATAAATTCCGACCATGGTGTCGAAGAAGGTGATAGTGGAATGGATGATGGTGGCGATGAGGAGGATGATGAAGAAGTAAGTGATGAGGATGAAGACGCCAGCTCAGGTGACGAGGAGGAAGGACATGGAGAGGACGGCGAGGAGCAAAATCATGGTAGAGAAGATGAGGAGATGAAAGAACTTGAGAAGGAGTATATGGATATTTGGAACCAGGAGCA AGACATACTCAAGAATCTGAAGCAACACAAGGATGAAGATCTTCTAAAAGGTCAAGCAGTACAGAATCAGAAG GCTTTGTGGGACAAAACTCTTgaattgagatttttacttCAGAAAGCATTCTCAAGTTCAAACCGGTTACCCCAG GAACCTGTAAGGTCTTCATTTTGCAAGTCAGATGAAAAtgtcaataaagcctatgtcGATGTGCTAATGTCCACCAAGGAGACATTGGGTTCCATTTTGGAGCTGCAGGAG GCTTTGCTCGAGAACAATCCGGCCATTGCTCATTCAGCAGAAG GTAATTCTGCTCAATCAATAAGGCAATTGGAGGATTATAAGAGCAACAATGGGCATACTGATGACGAATGGTCGCAAATTTCGCAGATGCATAGAAG AATGGCTCATTTTAGAGACAAGTCAGTAGACAAATGGCATAGAAAAACACAGGTGACAACTGGTGCTGCAGCTATGAAAAACAAATTACATGCTTTTAATCAG AATATTAGTGAACAAGTGTCTACTTACATGAGGGACCCCAGCAGAATGGTTAAGCAGATGCAACAGAGAAGGTCAACTGTTGGCATATTTGGGTCG GTACCTGAGCATGTAGATAACACCAACAAAGAG GAGGCAAATGCCGAGGGTGACTCAGAACTTTTGGACGACTCGGAGTTTTATCAGCATTTACTGAAGGAATTTTTTGAGACAATAGACCCAACATCATCAG AGGCTGCTTTTTATGCTTTAAGGAGACTACAAACTAAGAAGAGGAAGGTGGTTGATCGGCGTGCTTCCAAGAGTCGGAAGATAAG GTATAATGTACACGAAAAGATAGTCAACTTCATGGCTCCTCGGGCCATGAACATTCCTCCCATGGCGCCCAAATTGTTTGAGAATTTGTTTGGATTGAAGACGCAAAAACCTGGTTCCGTCGCCTAG
- the LOC115739108 gene encoding DNA-directed RNA polymerases I and III subunit rpac1 encodes MSDSDSEVMAEADGFVSALNMPDVPSAKLPPHLELRKTRVLCNVDAPHNTDTVQYSGAYASIGVDNSLRFDDFCNNFRVEVTRLSHEDMEFDMVGIDPSIANAFRRILLAELPTMAIEKVLIANNTSVVQDEVLAHRLGLIPIKVDPRLFDYLSENDTPNEKNTIVFKLHVRCEEKGQRLTVTSNELTWLPKGSEFLKTSESLTSTSKAETYTSFTCSQDSLPEFGGNPISVYPDITIDKLGFGQEIELEAHAVKGVGKTHAKWSPVATCWYRMLPEVVLTEEIEGKKAEVLKQKCPANVFEIEDLADGRKRATVARPRACTLCRECIKDGEDWEKRVSLRRVKDHFMFTIESTGALPPEVLFTEAVKVLEDKCELVISDLS; translated from the exons ATGTCCGATTCCGACTCAGAGGTGATGGCGGAAGCCGACGGATTCGTATCTGCTCTGAACATGCCCGATGTTCCCTCCGCGAAGCTGCCCCCGCACCTCGAGCTTCGCAAAACTCGTGTTCTCTGTAACGTCGATGCTCCTCACAAT ACAGATACTGTCCAATACTCTGGAGCTTACGCATCTATTGGAGTCGATAATAGTTTAAGATTTGATGATTTCTGCAACAACTTCAGAGTCGAAGTCACCAGACTTAGCCACGAAGATATGGAGTTTGATATGGTCGGCATCGATCCTTCTATTGCCAATGCATTCCGGAGGATCCTCTTGGCCGAG CTTCCCACCATGGCTATTGAAAAGGTTCTTATTGCAAATAATACATCAGTGGTACAAGACGAAGTTCTTGCTCATCGCTTGGGTCTCATTCCCATCAAGGTTGACCCAAGGCTTTTCGATTATTTGTCAG AGAATGATACACCAAATGAGAAGAATACCATAGTTTTCAAACTCCATGTTCGATGTGAAGAAAAAGGGCAGCGTCTCACAG TGACATCAAATGAATTAACGTGGCTGCCAAAGGGGAGCGAGTTTTTGAAGACATCTGAAAGTTTGACTTCGACTTCAAAAGCAGAAACCTACACTTCCTTCACTTGCAGTCAGGACTCCTTGCCAGAATTTGGAGGCAATCCAATTAGCGTGTATCCTGATATCACCATTGATAAGCTTGGTTTTGGCCAG GAAATTGAACTTGAAGCACATGCTGTTAAGGGTGTTGGGAAAACACATGCAAAGTGGTCTCCTGTTGCCACTTGTTGGTACAGAATGCTTCCAGAG GTTGTATTGACGGAAGAAATTGAGGGCAAGAAGGCTGAAGTACTCAAGCAAAAATGCCCAGCTAATGTGTTTGAGATTGAAGATCTTGCTGATG GTAGAAAAAGGGCAACTGTTGCCAGACCACGAGCTTGCACACTTTGTCGAGAATGCATCAAAGATGGCGAAGATTGGGAGAAACGTGTATCTTTACGCCGTGTTAAGGATCATTTTATGT TTACCATCGAATCAACCGGAGCATTACCTCCAGAAGTTTTGTTTACCGAGGCAGTGAAGGTCTTGGAGGACAAATGTGAACTTGTCATAAGTGATCTCTCCTGA
- the LOC115739100 gene encoding putative uncharacterized protein DDB_G0270496 isoform X2, producing MGISSKRARKVRSVSEDGSELEDEELFVDEINSDHGVEEGDSGMDDGGDEEDDEEVSDEDEDASSGDEEEGHGEDGEEQNHGREDEEMKELEKEYMDIWNQEQDILKNLKQHKDEDLLKGQAVQNQKALWDKTLELRFLLQKAFSSSNRLPQEPVRSSFCKSDENVNKAYVDVLMSTKETLGSILELQEALLENNPAIAHSAEGNSAQSIRQLEDYKSNNGHTDDEWSQISQMHRRMAHFRDKSVDKWHRKTQVTTGAAAMKNKLHAFNQNISEQVSTYMRDPSRMVKQMQQRRSTVGIFGSVPEHVDNTNKEEANAEGDSELLDDSEFYQHLLKEFFETIDPTSSDGSLTVLSLSHLFIRGCFLCFKETTN from the exons ATGGGAATATCTTCTAAGAGAGCGAGAAAAGTTCGAAGTGTTTCGGAGGATGGCAGTGAGCTAGAGGATGAGGAGCTTTTC GTTGATGAGATAAATTCCGACCATGGTGTCGAAGAAGGTGATAGTGGAATGGATGATGGTGGCGATGAGGAGGATGATGAAGAAGTAAGTGATGAGGATGAAGACGCCAGCTCAGGTGACGAGGAGGAAGGACATGGAGAGGACGGCGAGGAGCAAAATCATGGTAGAGAAGATGAGGAGATGAAAGAACTTGAGAAGGAGTATATGGATATTTGGAACCAGGAGCA AGACATACTCAAGAATCTGAAGCAACACAAGGATGAAGATCTTCTAAAAGGTCAAGCAGTACAGAATCAGAAG GCTTTGTGGGACAAAACTCTTgaattgagatttttacttCAGAAAGCATTCTCAAGTTCAAACCGGTTACCCCAG GAACCTGTAAGGTCTTCATTTTGCAAGTCAGATGAAAAtgtcaataaagcctatgtcGATGTGCTAATGTCCACCAAGGAGACATTGGGTTCCATTTTGGAGCTGCAGGAG GCTTTGCTCGAGAACAATCCGGCCATTGCTCATTCAGCAGAAG GTAATTCTGCTCAATCAATAAGGCAATTGGAGGATTATAAGAGCAACAATGGGCATACTGATGACGAATGGTCGCAAATTTCGCAGATGCATAGAAG AATGGCTCATTTTAGAGACAAGTCAGTAGACAAATGGCATAGAAAAACACAGGTGACAACTGGTGCTGCAGCTATGAAAAACAAATTACATGCTTTTAATCAG AATATTAGTGAACAAGTGTCTACTTACATGAGGGACCCCAGCAGAATGGTTAAGCAGATGCAACAGAGAAGGTCAACTGTTGGCATATTTGGGTCG GTACCTGAGCATGTAGATAACACCAACAAAGAG GAGGCAAATGCCGAGGGTGACTCAGAACTTTTGGACGACTCGGAGTTTTATCAGCATTTACTGAAGGAATTTTTTGAGACAATAGACCCAACATCATCAG ATGGTAGTCTCACAGTGTTGTCTCTTTCCCATTTGTTCATCAGAGGCTGCTTTTTATGCTTTAAGGAGACTACAAACTAA